The Geothrix sp. DNA segment GGGCGTGGGCACGTGGGTTTTGGCGGTCTCGTACTTCCGGCGGAGGCGGTCCACCACCTCGACGTAGTCCTCGGGCTTCTCGGAATACTGGGCGTAGGCGTTGTGGCCGGACCCACGGGTGAAGTAGGACCCCTTGCCGCCGGCGGTGCCGGGCAGGGAGCGGTAGCAGATGCCGTCGCCATCCACGTCCTTGTAGCGGCCCCAGTCCTTGGCCTCGGCCAGCTGCTGCTGGTTGAGGACCTTGCCGCGGTCGTAGGCCTTGGCGGGATAGGTGAAGGGCTTCGAGGACCAGTTCTGCATGCCCAGGTCGAGGTCGGTGACCACGAAGATGGGCGTCTGGAAGCGCTCAGCCAGGTCGAAGGCATCATAGGCGAACTGGAAGCACTCCTCCATGGTCCCTGGGTAGAGGTTGATGTGCTGGGTGTCGCCGTGGCTGCACTTGGCGCAGAGTTCCACGTCGGACTGCTGGGTGCGGGTGGGCAGGCCCGTGCTGGGCCCGGTGCGCGCCACGTTGAAGAAGACGCCGGGCGCCTCCACGTAATAGCCGAGGCCGATGAACTCGCTCATCAGCGACACGCCGGGGCCGGCGGTGGAGGTCATGGAGCGGGCGCCGGCCCAGCCGGCGGCGAGCACCACGCCGGCGGAGGCCAGTTCGTCCTCCATCTGCACGATGGCCACGGTGGACTTGCCGGTGGCCGGATCCTTTCGGTATTCCTCGGCGTATTCGATGAAGGTCTCGACCAGGCTGGAGGCGGGGGTGATGGGATACCAGCCCACCACGGTGACGCCGGCGAAGAGGGCGCCCAGGGCGCAGGCCTCGTTGCCGTCCACGATGATCAGGCCGTTGGTCTTGTTGTCGCGCACGACCTTGATGTGGTCCTGGTCCTGGAGGTTCTCCATGGCCCAGTCGTAGCCCGCCACGGCCGCGGCCTGGTTGATCTCGATGGCCTTGGCCTTGCCCTTCAGCTGCTTGGTGATGGCCTTCTTCACCTCTTCCATGTCCACGCCCAGCAGACGCGCCGCCACACCGACGTAGATCATGTTCTTCACCAGCTTGTGCAGCTTGGGCTCGGGACAGGAGGCCGTCACGAGCTTCTGGAAGGGCACGGGGATGTAGGCGAGGTCAGCGCGGAGCTTGTCCAGCTGCAGGGGTTCGTCGTAGATCACCAGGGCACCGGCATCGGCTTTCGCGATGTCCTCCTTGGCGGTCTCGGCATTCATGAGGATCAGCATCTCGTTGCTGGCCTTGCGGGCCACGTAGCCCTTGGCACTGGCGCGGATGGTGAACCAGGTGGGCAGACCCGCGATGTTCGAGGGGAAGAGGTTCTTGCCACTGACGAAGACGCCCATCTGGAAGATGGCGCGCAACAGCACCGTGTTCGCCGTCTGGGAACCCGACCCGTTGACCGTGGCCACCTGGATGGAAAAATCATTGATCCGGGTTTTCGCCCCCACAGGCGCAGAGGGGGCGGCAAGGCTGGCAGTCATGGAGACTCCTTTCTCATCGGGGCACAGGCAACGAGTGGGGCCAAAAGAGGACGAGAAGGGCGTAAATACTTGACCCTCAAGGCCGTCGATCAGTATGACATAGGTCACAGGTGGGTTCCACGGAGGGTCCGGAACCGGGCCCGATCCGGGATCTTAAATAAAGCGAAAAAAAAGGGATTGACGACCTGCGCCTCAACTCTTACCTTGAAGCCCATGAAAGCCAGCGATCTCACCAAACGCCAGCAGGCCGTGCTGAAGTTCATCCGCACCTTCGTGCAGAGCGAAGGGCGAAGCCCAACCCTGGCTGAAATTGCCAAGGGGGTGGGTTCCAGCGCAGTGTCCACCATCCACAAGCACGTCCAGCACCTCATGGACAAGGGCTTCCTCGTCCGCAGCCATGGCAAGGGCAACAACCTGGTCGTGGCGACGGGAACGGAGGACGATCCGTCCTCCACCCGCGCCGCACGCAGCGATG contains these protein-coding regions:
- a CDS encoding 2-oxoacid:acceptor oxidoreductase subunit alpha is translated as MTASLAAPSAPVGAKTRINDFSIQVATVNGSGSQTANTVLLRAIFQMGVFVSGKNLFPSNIAGLPTWFTIRASAKGYVARKASNEMLILMNAETAKEDIAKADAGALVIYDEPLQLDKLRADLAYIPVPFQKLVTASCPEPKLHKLVKNMIYVGVAARLLGVDMEEVKKAITKQLKGKAKAIEINQAAAVAGYDWAMENLQDQDHIKVVRDNKTNGLIIVDGNEACALGALFAGVTVVGWYPITPASSLVETFIEYAEEYRKDPATGKSTVAIVQMEDELASAGVVLAAGWAGARSMTSTAGPGVSLMSEFIGLGYYVEAPGVFFNVARTGPSTGLPTRTQQSDVELCAKCSHGDTQHINLYPGTMEECFQFAYDAFDLAERFQTPIFVVTDLDLGMQNWSSKPFTYPAKAYDRGKVLNQQQLAEAKDWGRYKDVDGDGICYRSLPGTAGGKGSYFTRGSGHNAYAQYSEKPEDYVEVVDRLRRKYETAKTHVPTPVFRNLGSAKGVLAFGSSDPAVIEAQDLLAEGGLKTDYLRLRALPFTAEVDAFVREKQVVYVVEQNRDGQMANLFRETYPEHAAKFKSVLHYNGHAIDAKCIVDQITAFEQK